In the genome of Desulfolucanica intricata, the window CACAACCTTTCTTTAAAATTTTAAAAGCTATTAAAACTATTTTCCTAATCATTTCACCTCCCTATCTTAATATTATTAAAAATAGCTGCGACTATCTCTTTAAATCGCAGTTTTTTATCTAATGTGTTTACAAGAAAATAATTTTCTTAATTGATAAGTTTGGCAATAAGACCGGCTCCCGTAGCTTCAAATTTTCATTACAGAAATACTTTTCATAATATTCATAAAATTAAAATATTAAATCTTATGCGTTTAGCCCGGTATTATTTGAAGTATTTATATAAAAGTGTTTTACTTTATTAGCTAACAAATAAATTATCTACTCAACTTTCGAGTCAAATTAACCAGTATACCCTTAATACCTTTCTATTTGGGATTTAAGATTTTTATTCATTCCAATTTAACCAAACGGGGAGAAATTTATATCAGGTAGAAAAGCAAAAAGCCCTCCGGGTTCAGCGGAGAGCGTCTTAAATAACTATTATACCCGTCTTTTGACGTTATTTTTTTGCAGTGAAATTGAAGTAATTTTATTTTGTTACAGTAATATTGAAACCCTGGAACTCTTGATATTACTGGAGCGGGTGACGAGGATCGAACTCGCAACCCTCAGCTTGGGAAGCTGATGCTCTACCATTGAGCTACACCCGCTTACGCAAATAAAATTATAACATACTATAAAAATAAGTCAAGAATTATAGTTTATAAAAATTTACAATTATAGTTATTATTTTGATTTTAACGTTATTAGAGCAATCTCCGGGGGAGCTAAAAACCTGAAGTGTAATTTACTGGTTCCCAAACCCCTGTTAACATATAAATTTGTTTTTCCTTCAGTAAAAAAACCGGCATCGTACTGGGGAAACCATCTTTCACCCGGTGCAAATAGGGTACCAATAATAGGTAAACGAATTTGTCCCCCATGGGTATGGCCCACCAACACCAGGTCAAAATTCGTTTGTTCTTTAACTACTTTAGAAAAAGTAACCGGTGCATGATTTAAAAGTATTTTCGGGCCGGGCAGCCGGTTTGAAATTTCGGTTAACTCTTGAAAGTCTCTTTTTGAATAGGGATATTTTAATCCAATCACCTGCAAATTTTTTATGGAAATATAATCAGGATAATCAAATACTCTAACACCCATACTAACCAATTCACTTCTAAATTCGCGGTAAACAGGATTATTTATTTCATGGTTACCCGGTACAAAAATAAACGGTTTTTCTCTGTTTAATCTGCTAACCAGCAACAAGGCGGGTTTAGGATCAGGGTTTTTAATATCCAGAAAATCGCCTGTTAAAGCCACTAAATCATAGTCCTTACCTTCCAATAAAGAAATTATTTTTTCCTGATTGGTACCAAAATAAGCACTATGCAAATCTGTCATATGCAGTATTGTAAATCCTTCCAATTCCGGTGGTAAATCAGCTATCTCTACCGTTACTTCATTTAAAACAGGTGTATTAGTTTCCCAATAGGAATATAAGACTAATCCTATAACTATCAACAGAGTTCCCAATACTAATTTTTTTAACGCTTTAATCACAAACCTTAAAATATTAATCCTATATATCCTATGCAAATATTTTTTTCTTTCAACCTTTGTTATTAATTTTCAATATTTTTTTGTAATGCAGCCCTCACTAATCGAATTTGATAATAGGATATATTATCAGGTAATTTTTCTTTAATCCGCTTAAGGCGCGCCAGGCCTACCTGTTCCATCGCCAGATATATCTGCTTCCTGATTGACCACGGAACAAGGCTGTCAACATTAATCCTTCCCTCAGCAACTAATTGCACCAGGTAACCCTCTACAGTAGATTGGGAGCGGCTAATTTCTTTCGTAATCTGCTCAATATTTAGACCTTGCTGGTACAACTCTTTAACCCGGTTAAGAATGGATTCTTTACTTAAACGAATTTTTTTTGCTTCGGCTTCTTCTGACTGAATCTCTTTAACACCGGTATATTTAGATATTATTTCCAGAATATCCTGTCCATAAGTGG includes:
- a CDS encoding metallophosphoesterase, coding for MIKALKKLVLGTLLIVIGLVLYSYWETNTPVLNEVTVEIADLPPELEGFTILHMTDLHSAYFGTNQEKIISLLEGKDYDLVALTGDFLDIKNPDPKPALLLVSRLNREKPFIFVPGNHEINNPVYREFRSELVSMGVRVFDYPDYISIKNLQVIGLKYPYSKRDFQELTEISNRLPGPKILLNHAPVTFSKVVKEQTNFDLVLVGHTHGGQIRLPIIGTLFAPGERWFPQYDAGFFTEGKTNLYVNRGLGTSKLHFRFLAPPEIALITLKSK